From the genome of Phycisphaerae bacterium:
GGCCTGGACGCCCTGGGTGGCGTCAACCACCAGGATCGCGCCTTCGCAGCTCGCCAGGGCCCGCGAGACCTCGTAGTGGAAGTCCACGTGGCCCGGCGTGTCGATCATGTTCAGCTCGTAGGGCTGGCCCGTGTGGACATAGCCGAGGGTGACCTCGCTGGCCTTGATGGTGATGCCGCGTTCGCGCTCCAGGTCCATGTCGTCGAGCAACTGCTCGCGGAAATGGCGGTCGGCGACCCGGCCGGTGAGTTGGATCATCCGGTCGGCCAAGGTGCTCTTGCCATGGTCGATGTGCGCGATAATCGAAAAGTTGCGTATCCGCTCCTGCCGCATGGATTCTTCCAAATTATAATCAGTGAAACCTATAAGTATACGCTGTGGACTCCCCTTTTGCCAATGTCTTCGGCGCGTAAATGACGCCGATTCGGCGGGTTGGAAGGGAGGCGGCGGAGGCCTACGGGCCTCTGTACATCGTCCGCCCGGCCGGTTAGAATTCCGTAAGATCGCGGTTTTCATCATCGGAGGTAGACCGATGGCGCTGGTCAAGGATATCCTCGCGGACAAGGGGCACGACGTGGTAACCATCGAGCGGACCGCGTCGGTGACCCAGGCGGCCCAGCTCATGACCGAACGACGCATCGGAGCCCTGATCGTCGTGCACGATGAGAAGGTGGTGGGAATCATCAGCGAACGGGATTTGCTCTCGCGGGTGCTGGGCGCCCGGCTCGACCCGGAAAAGACGCCGGTCGGGGCGGTGATGACTTGGCCGATCGCCTGGTGCCGGCTGGAGACCTCGCTGGAAGA
Proteins encoded in this window:
- a CDS encoding CBS domain-containing protein → MALVKDILADKGHDVVTIERTASVTQAAQLMTERRIGALIVVHDEKVVGIISERDLLSRVLGARLDPEKTPVGAVMTWPIAWCRLETSLEECREVMTKMRIRHLPVVEAGKLAGIISSRDVLAFEITDNLRTIEYLHDYIQGKYR